The Streptomyces europaeiscabiei genome window below encodes:
- a CDS encoding HAD domain-containing protein, whose translation MTDHTERPLLFLDVDGTLLPYGGARLPSAAEEWVDWQHTSNPQLAKIDLAHGPRLLRLPCVLMWATAWMHDANEVMAPLLGLPALPVVDLPQAPEEDGADLLHWKTRALVREAAGRPFIWVDDEITHLDRAWVSRHHRGRALLHRVEPEVGLTRTDFTVLQGWLGGV comes from the coding sequence ATGACTGATCACACGGAGCGCCCGCTGCTCTTCCTGGACGTCGACGGAACGCTCCTGCCCTATGGGGGAGCGCGGCTCCCGTCGGCGGCCGAAGAGTGGGTCGACTGGCAGCACACGTCGAATCCGCAGCTGGCGAAGATCGACCTCGCCCACGGTCCGCGCCTGCTGCGCCTGCCCTGCGTGCTGATGTGGGCCACCGCATGGATGCACGACGCCAACGAGGTCATGGCCCCGCTCCTGGGGCTGCCGGCGCTGCCGGTCGTGGATCTGCCTCAGGCGCCGGAGGAGGACGGCGCGGACCTGCTGCACTGGAAGACCCGGGCCCTCGTCCGAGAAGCGGCCGGACGCCCGTTCATCTGGGTCGACGACGAGATCACCCACCTCGATCGCGCCTGGGTGTCACGACACCACCGAGGCCGGGCCCTCCTCCACCGCGTCGAACCCGAAGTGGGCCTGACCCGGACGGATTTCACCGTGCTCCAGGGATGGTTGGGCGGAGTGTGA
- a CDS encoding ATP-binding protein produces MSEKDVGYDAAHIEVLEGRDAIRKRPGMYVGSTGERGLYQMLFEVADRAVNEVVAGRAGSVDVVLTADGGVRVADDGPGLPVEAAGHTGGPGLETLLTGMTTRESPDNRHAVHLGLFGIGPFVTNALSSRLTAEVRRDGVRWVQEYTRGVAVTRPTAAGPTTRSGTTIAFWPDADVFETVQYSSTVLADRFRELAFLNRGLDISFTDERSPGESRSARFRFPGGTRDFVAFLDSRTEPPVHPDVITIEREDPRMAGTVEVALRWCAGHEEQVRSFANSRPTHEGGTHVAGFRDGLAAAVDAYARRRHLLTAADPDLDADRIGEGLTAVVSVKLDRTEFSGATRSRLDGAEVRACVAEAVRENLGTWLETHPEQATAVIDRIVRGLPGLRG; encoded by the coding sequence GTGAGTGAGAAAGACGTCGGATACGACGCCGCCCACATCGAGGTGCTGGAGGGACGGGATGCCATTCGGAAGCGGCCCGGTATGTACGTCGGCTCGACCGGCGAACGCGGCCTCTACCAGATGCTGTTCGAGGTCGCCGACCGGGCGGTGAACGAGGTGGTGGCCGGCCGCGCCGGATCCGTCGATGTCGTCCTCACGGCCGACGGCGGCGTGCGGGTCGCCGACGACGGGCCGGGCCTGCCCGTCGAGGCCGCCGGTCACACCGGCGGTCCCGGTCTCGAAACCCTGCTGACCGGTATGACCACGCGGGAGTCGCCCGACAACCGCCACGCCGTCCACCTGGGGCTCTTCGGTATCGGACCTTTCGTCACCAACGCCCTCTCCAGCCGCCTGACGGCCGAGGTGCGGCGCGACGGCGTCCGGTGGGTCCAGGAGTACACCCGCGGCGTCGCCGTCACCCGCCCCACCGCGGCGGGTCCGACGACCCGAAGCGGGACCACCATCGCCTTCTGGCCCGACGCCGACGTCTTCGAGACCGTGCAGTACTCGTCCACCGTGCTGGCGGACCGCTTCAGGGAACTGGCCTTCCTGAACCGGGGTCTGGACATCTCGTTCACCGACGAGCGCTCCCCTGGAGAGTCCCGGTCGGCGCGATTCCGGTTCCCCGGTGGGACACGGGACTTCGTCGCCTTCCTCGACTCGCGAACGGAGCCCCCCGTCCACCCGGACGTCATCACCATCGAACGGGAGGACCCACGGATGGCGGGGACCGTGGAGGTGGCCCTGCGATGGTGCGCCGGTCACGAGGAACAGGTCCGGAGCTTCGCCAACAGTCGGCCCACCCACGAAGGAGGCACGCATGTGGCGGGGTTCCGCGACGGCTTGGCGGCCGCGGTCGACGCGTACGCGCGCCGACGGCACCTGCTCACGGCGGCGGACCCCGATCTCGACGCCGACCGGATCGGCGAGGGCCTGACGGCGGTCGTGTCGGTGAAGCTGGACCGTACGGAGTTCTCAGGCGCCACGCGGAGCCGGCTCGACGGTGCGGAAGTGCGTGCCTGTGTCGCGGAAGCAGTCCGAGAAAACCTCGGCACATGGCTGGAGACACATCCGGAACAGGCCACGGCCGTCATCGACCGGATCGTCCGGGGCCTCCCGGGCCTCCGGGGGTAG
- a CDS encoding lysophospholipid acyltransferase family protein has protein sequence MFSRLADVLVPTVGRLTVTVDAGSAVAPGSIVAANHTSLADPAIVLAALHRLGVQPVAMGAAGLWRIPLLGRALAREGYVPVYRGDPRAADALDLAADALAEGRTVLIYAEGGIPLRKDSAEAAPGAFRSGLARLAERTGAPVVPVGQAGARRVTSGSTAKQLAGLVTAPLRRPDLHVHVGAPLTLTGDHSTNTEQAHAAVTAAWRTAAAHLGEPAALAA, from the coding sequence ATGTTCAGCCGCCTCGCCGACGTCCTGGTACCCACCGTCGGCCGTCTCACGGTGACCGTCGACGCCGGATCCGCAGTGGCGCCGGGCAGCATCGTCGCCGCGAACCACACCTCGCTCGCCGATCCCGCCATCGTTCTCGCCGCGCTGCACCGCCTCGGCGTCCAGCCGGTCGCCATGGGCGCCGCGGGCCTGTGGCGCATCCCCCTGCTCGGCCGTGCGCTCGCCCGCGAGGGGTACGTCCCCGTGTACCGCGGCGACCCGCGCGCCGCCGACGCGCTCGACCTCGCCGCCGACGCGCTGGCGGAGGGCCGGACGGTCCTCATCTACGCCGAGGGCGGGATCCCACTGCGCAAGGACTCCGCCGAAGCCGCGCCCGGAGCATTCCGCAGCGGCCTGGCCCGGCTCGCCGAACGCACCGGCGCACCCGTCGTCCCGGTCGGCCAGGCAGGGGCACGCCGGGTCACCTCGGGAAGCACGGCCAAGCAACTCGCGGGGCTGGTCACCGCCCCGCTGCGCCGCCCCGATCTGCACGTCCACGTCGGAGCACCGCTCACCCTCACCGGCGACCACTCCACGAACACGGAGCAGGCACACGCCGCGGTGACGGCCGCCTGGCGCACAGCGGCCGCCCACCTCGGCGAACCGGCCGCGCTCGCCGCGTAA
- a CDS encoding RICIN domain-containing protein, which translates to MLAIPMTAAQAYNPTGGTVYQLGSEPCLKGRGNCAVYPKSAQLPSGRLVASFEKSTVVTATGSADRQTLPVYKSDDDGTTWQPLAEVKAPAYLSEDPRYAKYTSNWTNPFLYVLPERVGDLKAGTLLLASVVSGDDQYYKERKAADPNWTPSNDGDRGDMAIALYSSTDDGVTWQVVNVVATGGWQGGSAGAVGQNIASANKYKQVDPLWEPYLMVHRGKLVCYYSDENDYLGFDPATGVPKLDPANDTAKDSHGQILVHKTWNGKSKKWSEPVVDIAGLTEDMGGGKTEIGGGRPGMTTIVPTADDKWLLTYEYWAGGANTRYRIADDPLKFFRGSPTGMGVDALPVVAGSRPLAAGGSPVLIGLPDGRLVYNAAGSGNVWVNDSGRSDGVWKEYQTTSRAGYSRNLQYVEGTGRIVILNNQGTSVIAHAEVDLGHSDGAYQQLVNRKTGQVIGTGNNSTDANIGNGDTPDVVLEDAGAAADPDTQYWHVVTKSGGGVTLLNKSGGRAAAIWTGNATAGQRIGQWVDDSTTGTWNVVKSANGHVKLQSVKNKDLYLTGTATDAPLTLQNATTDGSQDFELVP; encoded by the coding sequence ATGCTCGCGATACCGATGACCGCCGCCCAGGCGTACAACCCGACGGGCGGGACCGTGTACCAACTCGGCAGTGAACCGTGCCTCAAGGGGCGGGGCAACTGCGCGGTCTACCCCAAGTCGGCGCAGCTGCCGAGCGGGCGCCTGGTCGCGTCGTTCGAGAAGTCCACCGTCGTGACGGCGACGGGGAGCGCCGACCGGCAGACCCTGCCGGTGTACAAGAGCGACGACGACGGAACGACGTGGCAGCCGCTCGCCGAGGTCAAGGCCCCGGCGTACCTGTCCGAGGATCCCCGCTACGCGAAGTACACGAGCAACTGGACGAACCCGTTCCTGTACGTGCTGCCGGAGCGCGTCGGCGATCTGAAGGCGGGCACGCTGCTCCTGGCGAGTGTCGTGTCGGGCGACGACCAGTACTACAAGGAGCGCAAGGCGGCCGACCCGAACTGGACGCCGTCCAACGACGGGGACCGCGGCGACATGGCGATCGCCCTGTACTCCAGCACCGACGACGGCGTGACGTGGCAGGTGGTCAACGTCGTCGCGACCGGCGGCTGGCAGGGCGGCAGCGCGGGCGCGGTCGGCCAGAACATCGCGAGCGCGAACAAGTACAAGCAGGTGGATCCCCTCTGGGAGCCGTACCTGATGGTCCACAGGGGCAAGCTCGTCTGCTACTACTCCGACGAGAACGACTACCTCGGCTTCGATCCGGCCACCGGCGTCCCGAAGCTCGACCCGGCGAACGACACCGCCAAGGACTCGCACGGCCAGATCCTGGTCCACAAGACCTGGAACGGCAAGAGCAAGAAGTGGAGCGAGCCCGTCGTCGACATCGCCGGGCTGACGGAGGACATGGGCGGCGGCAAGACGGAGATCGGCGGCGGCCGGCCCGGAATGACGACGATCGTCCCGACGGCGGACGACAAGTGGCTGCTCACTTACGAGTACTGGGCCGGCGGGGCCAACACCCGGTACCGGATCGCGGACGACCCGCTGAAGTTCTTCCGCGGTTCCCCCACCGGCATGGGTGTCGACGCGCTGCCGGTCGTCGCCGGCTCCCGTCCCCTCGCGGCGGGCGGCAGTCCGGTCCTCATCGGGCTCCCCGACGGACGCCTGGTGTACAACGCCGCAGGCAGCGGCAACGTCTGGGTCAACGACAGCGGGCGCTCCGACGGTGTGTGGAAGGAGTACCAGACGACCTCGCGGGCCGGCTACAGCCGGAACCTTCAGTACGTGGAGGGCACCGGCCGCATCGTGATCCTCAACAACCAGGGCACGTCTGTCATCGCGCACGCCGAGGTCGATCTCGGCCACTCCGACGGCGCCTACCAGCAGTTGGTGAACCGGAAGACCGGCCAGGTGATCGGCACCGGGAACAACAGCACCGACGCGAACATCGGCAACGGGGACACCCCCGACGTCGTCCTCGAGGACGCCGGAGCGGCCGCGGACCCGGACACCCAGTACTGGCATGTCGTCACCAAGTCGGGCGGCGGCGTGACACTGCTCAACAAGTCGGGCGGCCGGGCGGCGGCGATCTGGACGGGCAACGCGACGGCCGGCCAGCGGATCGGCCAGTGGGTCGACGACAGCACCACGGGCACGTGGAACGTCGTCAAGTCCGCGAACGGCCACGTCAAGCTGCAGTCGGTCAAGAACAAGGACCTCTACCTGACCGGCACGGCCACCGACGCGCCTCTCACCTTGCAGAACGCGACCACGGACGGTTCCCAGGACTTCGAACTCGTCCCGTAG